The DNA sequence CATGAAGTTCAAAACTTGGGTGTCCAAGATTCATGTCTTAACTGGAGGATGGAAAGCTTTCTGCCGTGATCATCAATTGGTTCAGACACAACATTTTGTCACAGTGTGGATGTTTCGGAATATTGCAACCGGCAATCTTTGCTTCGTAATCGAGGTGAGAAGGCTGCCGGTGTTTGAAACCATCAAGAGAAGAAGAATACGGCAGAATTGAGCCACCACCATGAACCGAAAAGGTTTAATATAGTGATCACTGACCCTTTTGTTTCAGCGTTTTGCAGCAGGTTCTTAGTGCCCATTTAATTATAAATGTGTGTTTTGGGCTGATGTAGTCTTATGTAGTCTTAAGCCCCCATCTTTTGGTTAGTGTTTGGggagaacatatatatatataaatacagtTGTGAGAATAATAGTATTTTGAAGATTTAAGAAATCTATTTGTCTCCTGGTCTCTCATGTTTTTCTTTAATTCATCGTTGTGCTTCTCACAGATGTGAGGTTCCCTATCTCATTGTTCATGAAAGTTTGACATGTATTTGGTAACTGAGTCACCATAGTTGTCCTGTCTATGATTGAACAGTATGATTGACGCCTCAGATCATTGTGGTTTTGACAGTTTCTGAACGAAAATGGAAGACAACTAAATCCGATATTATGATGCCATTCTATGCTCTAATAGCTGATAAAACAAATCTAGAGAGTTAATCTACATTATTCATTTCCAAGATGTTTCAGCATCTCCACCTACACTACTGCAATACAAGGGTGGAAACTAACGCTTTCTACCAGTCATCTGGATTCAATAGCAGAAGTTTCGGAGCCTCGTAGAAATGATCTACGCCACCATATCTGGAAGGCTTTGCTGAGGTTAGGGCAGTCGGTGCTGTGCTTTGAGAAATATCGAAACCATTCCATAAAAAGCATATACTGCTGCTTCAATGGTAGCGTAAGGAGTGTCTGACCCAGAGCTTCCTCCAAACTCTTTATGTCAAGGCCCTTCCGACATCTCTGCAGCCAACCAAAATCCAAAAGCATTGGACCAAACCATGCCTGAAGAAGCCCTGATCTCGACTCTGACCGGCATTGTAGTTTTCGGGTCCCCATTGCAACAAACAAAATTGCAGAAACTCGGCTCAGCTCATACCTGACCATAGGAGAAGTATCGCCATGCATTTTAAGAAGTTCTCCCTGCTCGGCCCATATATCCACAAAATCTTCAGCCATTTGCCGATCAAGCAGGATGTCCAGCAGCCAGTTGATATTATCAACCTGCCTTGAGACACGTTCTATCATAGGCTTACCTGTCTCCTTCACAGTTTTCTGATGAGAAATGTTGCCAGTGGCCTCCTCAAAGAGACTAACTAGTGAACACAGACATGATCGACATACACCGTAAATATCTTCCTTATTTAGGTCATGATGACCCTTCTCATACACTGAACTTCTGCACAGGAGACCCTTGACTAACAACTTCAGCTCATGCCTTGCATTTGCATCTGTACAAGTGGTGATAGATGAAACAAGCTGTCTGGATAAGTTTTGTTGAGAATCGACAGAGTCAAGCAAGTAAAGTCTGGCCAAGATGTCTCTAGTCGTTGCCTCATCAAACTTAAACCTCGTAAACAGGTTCCTAAgtttctcctcttcttcctcagtcCAAGGAACAGCCTCAAGATATTTTAAACAGGACAAGACACCCTTAGTGAACATGATGCCTGCAGATACCTAGCAATAATAGAAAAGGACCCATTAACAGTGTGCACTGATATAAATAACATACCCCCATAGAAAATCTCATACAATGTAGATAT is a window from the Rosa chinensis cultivar Old Blush chromosome 2, RchiOBHm-V2, whole genome shotgun sequence genome containing:
- the LOC112188553 gene encoding BTB/POZ domain-containing protein At2g13690, whose amino-acid sequence is MDDISRRKQLMSSRRRSWCCSFTDPPSSPESFSNPKLSKPLQKLDTFSKPNSNSVPSSPQSTKSGLSLVGRIDPRRILSPGRVSPIDSSPIQQLGPAPAPPPPPAAAQMRSQSFRAPAQVRAESVSSSECNVFDVRLNLRGKRGGGLVLELSSEVLSSNSELFAGLIGEYRKSNNGSSSSGSKMCRIEVPEVENLSVFREAIELMFEDDDITKRLFRIGVYRVIDVLEVSAGIMFTKGVLSCLKYLEAVPWTEEEEEKLRNLFTRFKFDEATTRDILARLYLLDSVDSQQNLSRQLVSSITTCTDANARHELKLLVKGLLCRSSVYEKGHHDLNKEDIYGVCRSCLCSLVSLFEEATGNISHQKTVKETGKPMIERVSRQVDNINWLLDILLDRQMAEDFVDIWAEQGELLKMHGDTSPMVRYELSRVSAILFVAMGTRKLQCRSESRSGLLQAWFGPMLLDFGWLQRCRKGLDIKSLEEALGQTLLTLPLKQQYMLFMEWFRYFSKHSTDCPNLSKAFQIWWRRSFLRGSETSAIESR